The following are encoded together in the Wolbachia endosymbiont (group E) of Neria commutata genome:
- a CDS encoding GPW/gp25 family protein, whose amino-acid sequence MKGTDARTGKELEGLDHLKQSIVDILTTPTGSRIMHRDYGSRLLELVDKPINRDCSLELYAAVAEALEKWERRFKLEKVKITEVKEGRVILNLEGIYLPEGKFINISGIIV is encoded by the coding sequence ATGAAAGGGACGGATGCAAGAACTGGAAAGGAGTTGGAAGGGTTAGATCATCTAAAACAATCCATAGTTGATATCTTAACCACTCCGACAGGATCACGTATTATGCACAGAGATTATGGTTCAAGGTTGCTTGAGTTAGTTGATAAACCAATAAATAGAGACTGTTCTTTGGAACTCTATGCGGCTGTAGCAGAGGCTCTAGAAAAATGGGAAAGAAGATTTAAACTTGAAAAAGTAAAAATTACAGAGGTAAAAGAAGGAAGAGTAATACTGAATTTGGAAGGCATTTATCTTCCAGAAGGCAAATTCATAAATATTAGTGGAATAATTGTTTAG
- a CDS encoding ankyrin repeat domain-containing protein: protein MASNLKKVILSTVYCTLCVFCLSSSKVLAVFWADRNPVDNYAHIAYIAVKHCNTEILEFLVGNLVDVNYGDTNKTTLLHYSMGRSCHEVKEILIKKGADVNAIESTTGFTPLHKAAMEGDIRGVRLLLEKGADPYIKEKFNGLMPLDLAMSTLRHLEGKEVRPNQEQRTQRKIVELLS, encoded by the coding sequence CTATGTGTATTTTGCTTAAGTAGTAGTAAAGTTTTAGCCGTTTTTTGGGCAGACAGAAATCCAGTTGATAATTATGCTCATATAGCATATATTGCAGTAAAGCACTGCAACACAGAGATTCTAGAGTTTTTAGTAGGAAACTTAGTAGATGTAAATTATGGGGATACTAATAAAACAACACTTTTGCATTATTCTATGGGAAGAAGTTGTCATGAAGTAAAAGAAATCTTAATAAAGAAAGGTGCAGATGTTAATGCCATTGAATCTACAACTGGATTTACGCCATTACACAAAGCTGCGATGGAAGGTGATATAAGGGGCGTTAGACTATTACTAGAAAAAGGTGCAGATCCTTATATCAAAGAGAAATTTAATGGACTTATGCCACTAGACCTAGCGATGAGCACATTAAGGCATCTAGAAGGAAAAGAAGTAAGGCCTAATCAAGAACAAAGAACTCAGAGAAAAATAGTGGAGCTACTTTCTTAA